The Shewanella japonica genome has a window encoding:
- a CDS encoding dihydroorotate oxidase, protein MRTTPQQCSLQLFPQIGRHVYPYSFSQEDALMKIDLSTHVAGVKLESYLMNASGPKCTTWEELHTIAQSHSSAVVTKSCTIAPREGNPEPRYQDLPLGSIQSMGLPNLGYKAYLEMIPALKALGKPVIVSVSGFSVEDNIEMVTAFQQSDVDLIEVNFSCPNIPGKAQVAYDFEQTDKALAAITALGNKPIGIKLAPYFDMSHFVAAANVIKKYPVKFITCINSIGNTLIIDPYTEQPIIKPKGGFGGLCGDYIKPVGLANVRAFRELLDDNVQIIGVGGIKTGIDAFEYLLAGADAVQIATCFEKEGETCFERIETELAEFMKSKNYQCIADAKGKLKPL, encoded by the coding sequence ATGCGCACTACACCGCAACAATGCAGCCTACAGTTATTTCCTCAAATCGGTCGTCATGTTTATCCATACTCATTTAGTCAAGAGGACGCATTAATGAAAATCGATTTATCCACTCACGTTGCAGGCGTTAAGCTAGAAAGTTATTTGATGAATGCCTCTGGTCCTAAATGCACCACTTGGGAAGAATTACACACCATAGCGCAATCTCATTCATCGGCTGTGGTCACCAAATCTTGTACCATCGCCCCTAGAGAGGGCAACCCAGAGCCTCGTTACCAAGACTTGCCACTTGGCTCAATTCAGTCAATGGGTTTACCAAACTTAGGCTATAAAGCTTATCTAGAAATGATCCCAGCACTGAAAGCCTTAGGAAAACCTGTGATTGTAAGCGTATCGGGTTTTAGTGTTGAAGATAACATCGAAATGGTGACGGCTTTTCAGCAAAGTGATGTTGATTTAATTGAAGTGAACTTTTCCTGCCCTAATATCCCGGGAAAAGCTCAAGTTGCCTATGACTTTGAACAAACAGATAAGGCATTAGCAGCGATTACCGCATTAGGAAATAAGCCTATAGGGATTAAGTTAGCTCCCTATTTTGATATGTCCCACTTTGTCGCCGCCGCAAATGTTATTAAAAAATACCCCGTTAAATTTATTACCTGCATCAACTCAATCGGTAACACTTTAATCATTGATCCTTATACAGAGCAGCCAATAATCAAACCTAAAGGCGGATTCGGCGGCTTATGCGGTGACTATATCAAACCTGTTGGTCTTGCAAATGTGAGAGCTTTTCGAGAACTGCTTGATGACAATGTGCAAATCATTGGCGTAGGCGGCATAAAAACGGGGATTGATGCGTTTGAATACTTATTAGCTGGTGCTGATGCGGTGCAAATAGCCACTTGTTTTGAAAAAGAAGGCGAGACCTGTTTTGAACGAATTGAAACAGAGCTTGCTGAGTTTATGAAGTCGAAAAACTACCAATGCATTGCAGATGCGAAAGGAAAATTAAAACCGCTTTAG
- a CDS encoding oxidative stress defense protein, giving the protein MTYSVKKPLFNTQVLGSALCAALLFGIGSQSAIAANYDFPHLETVGISQVQVAPDMAEISVQVSLTKTTAKEAKLAVDEAVVKFIARLKEAGVSTDDIQSANLQIQPQYHYPSKQPRELTGYHASRQLTVTVMKLNQLNDILDSALEEGINRVQNIALKSSDETKAIEQARQAAINDAKQKAQSLAQGFDRKLDGVWEIRYLTQHPVQPVMMRMSAVQSDTMESYQYGEVNVEERVEVVYRLK; this is encoded by the coding sequence ATGACTTATTCTGTTAAAAAACCTTTATTCAATACTCAAGTTCTTGGCTCAGCATTATGTGCAGCCTTATTATTTGGTATCGGTAGTCAATCAGCTATAGCAGCAAATTATGATTTCCCTCACCTTGAAACTGTCGGCATAAGCCAAGTTCAGGTTGCGCCAGACATGGCTGAAATCTCTGTGCAAGTGAGCCTTACTAAAACAACAGCGAAAGAGGCAAAGTTGGCGGTTGATGAAGCCGTGGTTAAATTTATTGCTCGCTTAAAAGAAGCTGGCGTAAGCACCGATGATATACAAAGCGCTAATTTACAAATTCAGCCGCAATATCATTATCCTTCAAAGCAGCCTAGAGAGTTAACCGGATATCATGCAAGCCGTCAGTTAACAGTGACAGTAATGAAGCTTAACCAGCTCAACGACATTCTCGACTCTGCGTTAGAAGAAGGCATAAACCGTGTACAAAATATTGCCCTTAAATCATCGGATGAAACCAAAGCAATTGAACAAGCAAGACAAGCTGCAATTAACGATGCTAAACAAAAAGCCCAATCCTTGGCACAGGGTTTTGACCGTAAGCTAGATGGTGTTTGGGAGATCCGTTACTTAACCCAACACCCTGTACAACCTGTAATGATGCGAATGTCTGCTGTGCAAAGTGACACAATGGAAAGCTATCAATATGGGGAGGTTAATGTGGAAGAACGTGTGGAAGTGGTTTATCGCTTAAAATAA
- a CDS encoding amidohydrolase: MINISKKIVITCLCFCSFSLFAQSQLISNIHGYTIKDGQLVQFKALQFNGDTIEEVYTEHDILPYSTQANIVRIDGKGQTLLPGLIDAHGHVLSYGLSLMRAQLRTSQSENDAVNMVKAFRQQHSNMQWIQGRGWNQVLWPSNTFPTAASLDKAFPDTPVWLVRVDGHAGWANSAAMQIAGVDAKTISPEGGEILRHSDGRPTGVFVDNAMSLITNNIPSLSVDEQQTVLLTALNALAAMGLTSVHDAGVGSDTIKAYQTLENFNKLPIRVNAMIDAEDPNFAQLMTAGPIAAGSDKLQINSVKISADGALGSRGAALIEDYSDLKGHKGLLLYSNDALIDTIEIAMKSGFQVNTHAIGDLANHIVLNEYQRLIATTQSRHLRHRIEHAQVLQLSDIPRFAELNVIASMQATHATSDKNMAVDRIGNTRIQGAYAWRKLMTSGAIIAAGSDFPIESPNPFYGLHASVTRQDHQNQPFNGWYRKEKMNLTEALASFTSNAAYAAHQESMIGELRPGMKADFILIEDDIFTTPYEDMWKVTVNETWVNGKRVH; this comes from the coding sequence ATGATTAATATCAGCAAAAAGATTGTTATTACTTGTTTGTGCTTTTGCAGCTTTTCGCTGTTTGCACAAAGTCAGTTAATAAGTAATATCCACGGCTATACCATTAAAGATGGACAACTTGTTCAATTTAAAGCGCTACAATTTAACGGCGACACCATTGAAGAAGTGTATACCGAACATGACATTTTACCTTACAGCACCCAAGCTAATATTGTTCGAATAGACGGTAAAGGCCAAACACTACTACCTGGTTTAATTGATGCGCATGGGCATGTATTGAGCTATGGGTTAAGTTTAATGCGTGCCCAACTTCGTACTAGCCAATCAGAAAATGATGCGGTGAATATGGTCAAAGCATTTCGTCAACAACACAGCAATATGCAGTGGATTCAAGGCAGAGGCTGGAATCAAGTCTTATGGCCAAGTAACACCTTCCCTACTGCAGCATCGTTAGATAAAGCCTTTCCTGACACACCAGTATGGCTTGTACGAGTCGATGGACATGCTGGATGGGCCAACTCGGCAGCCATGCAAATTGCTGGGGTAGATGCCAAGACAATAAGCCCTGAAGGGGGAGAGATTTTACGCCACAGTGACGGACGCCCTACAGGGGTGTTTGTTGATAATGCCATGAGCTTAATCACCAACAATATTCCAAGCTTGTCGGTTGATGAGCAACAAACAGTATTGCTGACAGCACTAAATGCGTTAGCTGCAATGGGATTAACTAGCGTGCATGATGCAGGCGTTGGCTCCGACACAATCAAGGCATACCAAACACTAGAAAACTTTAATAAGTTACCTATCCGCGTGAATGCGATGATTGATGCCGAAGATCCGAATTTTGCTCAGTTAATGACGGCTGGCCCCATCGCTGCTGGTTCAGATAAGCTGCAAATCAATAGTGTTAAAATTTCAGCCGATGGCGCATTAGGTAGCCGAGGTGCAGCGTTAATTGAAGATTACAGCGACTTAAAAGGTCATAAAGGGTTACTGCTGTATTCTAATGACGCCTTAATCGATACTATCGAAATTGCAATGAAATCTGGGTTTCAGGTCAATACTCATGCCATTGGCGATCTTGCTAATCACATTGTATTAAATGAATACCAGCGCCTCATAGCAACAACTCAGTCACGTCATTTACGTCACCGCATTGAGCATGCGCAGGTACTGCAGCTAAGTGATATTCCTCGATTTGCAGAACTTAATGTGATTGCATCGATGCAAGCGACCCACGCCACCAGCGACAAAAACATGGCTGTCGATAGAATTGGTAACACCCGTATTCAAGGTGCTTATGCTTGGCGAAAGTTGATGACTTCGGGTGCGATTATTGCAGCAGGTTCTGACTTTCCTATTGAGTCACCAAATCCATTTTATGGTTTACATGCATCGGTCACCAGACAAGATCATCAAAACCAGCCGTTTAATGGATGGTATCGAAAGGAAAAAATGAACCTAACAGAAGCCTTAGCCAGTTTTACTTCTAATGCAGCCTATGCGGCGCATCAAGAATCAATGATTGGTGAGCTACGCCCTGGAATGAAGGCTGACTTTATTTTGATTGAGGATGATATTTTTACCACCCCATATGAAGATATGTGGAAAGTCACAGTCAACGAAACTTGGGTCAATGGCAAGCGAGTTCATTAA
- a CDS encoding GGDEF domain-containing protein: protein MDFFALTMVLLGLVGLALSLRPAYDICAYSQFSSKGWLALLMMIVLFVIGYFSYLSLLLQHQDRVNFIEVIVAGIFLAGGWFVFLVTNLSKQTIENLDDILQQKAHQASHDILTGLPNRQQFYQQLDSAIARKPDSFYCMMLDIDNFKMINNTFGHVEGDKVLQVVADRINQTVPSDGVIARIGGDQFALIVPDIEARNITVVAKEIEQALLVDIPCSGHMIVVGVSIGISKYPDNAQDRKTLMKTADNAMYHAKEHDIAHHYYQAELQSSQYASFTADPHGRRF, encoded by the coding sequence ATGGATTTTTTTGCACTTACAATGGTATTACTTGGACTTGTTGGTCTAGCACTGTCTTTACGACCCGCTTACGACATCTGTGCTTACTCGCAATTTAGTAGTAAAGGTTGGTTGGCTTTACTGATGATGATTGTGCTGTTTGTGATTGGTTATTTCAGTTATTTATCTTTATTGCTGCAACATCAAGACCGCGTTAATTTTATTGAAGTGATTGTGGCAGGTATTTTTTTAGCTGGTGGATGGTTTGTGTTTTTAGTGACCAATTTAAGCAAGCAGACTATTGAGAATTTGGATGATATTTTGCAACAAAAAGCCCATCAAGCGAGCCATGATATATTAACTGGGCTCCCTAATCGGCAGCAGTTTTATCAGCAACTCGATAGTGCCATTGCACGAAAGCCAGACTCGTTTTATTGCATGATGTTAGATATTGATAACTTCAAAATGATCAATAACACATTTGGCCATGTCGAAGGTGATAAAGTGCTACAAGTGGTAGCAGACAGGATAAACCAAACCGTCCCTAGTGATGGCGTTATAGCCCGCATTGGTGGCGACCAGTTTGCCCTTATCGTACCTGATATTGAAGCGCGAAATATCACTGTCGTTGCCAAAGAAATAGAGCAAGCACTATTGGTCGATATTCCTTGTTCAGGTCATATGATAGTGGTTGGCGTCAGTATCGGTATTTCAAAATACCCCGACAATGCTCAAGATAGAAAAACGCTCATGAAAACCGCAGATAATGCGATGTATCATGCTAAAGAGCATGACATTGCCCATCATTATTATCAGGCCGAATTACAATCCTCTCAATATGCGAGTTTTACCGCAGATCCCCATGGCCGTCGCTTTTAA
- a CDS encoding TetR/AcrR family transcriptional regulator, with amino-acid sequence MTTEQRLLNAAKDLIQEHGLINFSMSDVPRACGLSRACCYQNFRDKNEILAALCIEEVQANIKAIQEQRFSDLIGTFSMVLRPLIFNHLKDKDRLALDHVFAELLALIHGLPEKNEFLFLKRGFEFIELERTQIKANIA; translated from the coding sequence ATGACAACAGAACAACGTTTATTAAATGCAGCAAAAGACCTTATTCAAGAACATGGATTAATCAATTTTTCTATGTCTGACGTACCTAGAGCATGTGGGTTATCTCGCGCATGTTGTTATCAAAATTTTAGAGATAAAAATGAAATCCTTGCAGCGCTTTGTATCGAAGAAGTTCAAGCCAATATTAAAGCGATTCAAGAGCAACGATTTTCTGATTTAATTGGCACATTTAGTATGGTGCTTCGCCCGCTTATTTTTAATCATTTAAAAGACAAAGATCGCTTAGCATTAGATCACGTTTTTGCAGAGCTGCTCGCGCTTATCCATGGGCTCCCAGAAAAAAATGAATTCCTCTTTTTAAAGCGTGGTTTCGAGTTCATTGAATTAGAAAGAACTCAAATTAAAGCCAATATCGCTTAA
- a CDS encoding pepsin-like aspartyl protease, translated as MSKQDHSDTETLDEATVALEQAINQQAAQQASDDDHHQHLLGHCHHHNQMQQHLDDQANPENVDDYCSEKPSTAKFTAQSIQPRTVKLPLVNVYAKGGYCVQMRLGSEGSLANLIVDTGSSTLVVKKQVYQPHEDQYLQSSPFAQQVIYGAGGWDGPLVHTKVSVSEDGLKHDPLAQDSLDENTSTHVPHLNLAHQPLSLNDCPVAIVPSLQQQKTFADADGILGLAYYGLNKSYDLTAYIEKHKIKPASTFPWPFSEPNSVCPAHCENDEKSCDEADESERFSGEDLKRFRKFLKKQPQQTVVPYFTRLNKNGLTHNKFGFYSKRSSIHIAKQEYTQEQIAADPLNKGWLILGGGKEHTELYQGKFKTIDVIHNRYYNVKLYSMRVGEQAEVEAPALQSQYVASHKSNAIIDTGVSGILLTDLLYKAMMTGFNNVSSDFVTLVEPFKDISYQEKGIDMGELFKGRDMTGHHPDDLSHWPTLHFTFDGEITNECPDSENEVIDKAITISCKPEHYWQLNSPSPGKACFKIVSQLPRWPNQCLLGLPLLNDYYVIFDRSAHETGVIRFAEQKDY; from the coding sequence ATGAGCAAGCAAGATCACAGCGATACTGAGACTTTAGATGAAGCAACAGTTGCATTAGAACAAGCAATAAACCAACAAGCAGCGCAACAAGCCTCTGATGATGATCATCATCAACACCTACTAGGCCATTGCCATCATCATAATCAAATGCAGCAACATTTAGATGATCAAGCTAATCCTGAAAATGTTGATGATTATTGCTCTGAAAAACCATCTACAGCCAAGTTCACTGCCCAATCAATACAGCCTAGAACCGTAAAATTACCCCTAGTCAATGTGTATGCCAAAGGTGGTTACTGCGTACAAATGCGCCTTGGCAGTGAAGGTAGCTTGGCTAATTTAATTGTTGATACCGGTAGCAGTACGCTTGTTGTAAAAAAGCAGGTGTATCAGCCCCATGAAGACCAATATCTACAATCTAGTCCTTTTGCACAACAGGTCATATATGGCGCGGGTGGCTGGGATGGCCCATTAGTGCATACCAAGGTGAGTGTGAGTGAAGATGGTCTCAAGCACGACCCATTAGCTCAAGATTCTTTGGATGAAAATACCTCAACCCACGTCCCACATTTAAACTTAGCGCATCAGCCTTTATCACTTAACGATTGTCCTGTCGCGATTGTACCTTCATTACAGCAACAAAAAACGTTCGCCGATGCAGACGGTATTTTAGGGCTGGCGTATTATGGGCTTAATAAAAGCTATGATTTAACAGCCTACATCGAAAAACATAAAATTAAACCCGCCTCGACCTTTCCATGGCCTTTTTCAGAGCCAAACTCTGTGTGCCCAGCCCATTGCGAGAATGATGAAAAGAGCTGTGATGAAGCAGACGAGTCAGAGCGTTTTAGTGGCGAGGATTTAAAGCGTTTCAGAAAATTCTTGAAAAAACAGCCACAGCAGACCGTCGTACCCTATTTTACTCGCCTTAACAAAAATGGCTTAACGCACAATAAATTTGGCTTTTATTCAAAACGCTCGAGCATCCATATTGCTAAACAAGAGTATACCCAAGAGCAAATCGCAGCAGATCCACTTAACAAAGGCTGGTTGATTCTAGGCGGTGGCAAAGAGCATACCGAGTTGTATCAGGGAAAGTTCAAAACCATTGATGTGATTCATAATCGCTATTACAACGTCAAATTGTATTCAATGCGAGTGGGTGAACAAGCAGAAGTAGAGGCTCCAGCATTACAAAGTCAGTATGTCGCATCCCATAAAAGTAATGCCATTATCGATACGGGCGTATCAGGTATTTTACTGACAGACTTGTTATACAAAGCCATGATGACTGGATTTAACAATGTTTCTAGTGACTTTGTAACGTTAGTCGAGCCATTCAAAGATATCAGTTATCAAGAGAAAGGCATTGATATGGGCGAGTTATTTAAAGGCCGTGACATGACTGGCCATCACCCAGATGATTTAAGCCATTGGCCGACACTGCATTTTACTTTTGATGGTGAAATCACCAACGAATGCCCTGATTCAGAAAATGAAGTTATCGATAAAGCGATTACTATCAGTTGTAAACCAGAACATTATTGGCAACTCAATTCGCCAAGCCCAGGTAAAGCGTGTTTTAAAATAGTTAGTCAACTTCCACGTTGGCCAAACCAATGTTTATTAGGTTTACCGTTACTTAATGATTATTACGTGATATTTGACCGTTCAGCCCATGAAACTGGCGTAATTCGATTTGCTGAGCAAAAAGATTACTAA
- a CDS encoding GNAT family N-acetyltransferase, which translates to MHEFETERLSMRLLKAEDKEFFTGLYCDPKIMKLIAKPLTEEQSNVMFERSLTHIEGANPKELIWVIRVKATQEVIGIQNLFIFGNTSEDADAGLILTRTAHGKGYPNEATAAVMDYGLKKLGIRIFHTNCSARNYAIQRVIRAMGFVESTKSSDEQVHYFKNVL; encoded by the coding sequence ATGCATGAATTTGAGACTGAAAGATTGTCTATGAGGTTGCTAAAAGCTGAAGATAAAGAGTTTTTTACAGGACTATATTGTGATCCTAAAATAATGAAACTTATAGCTAAACCTTTAACAGAAGAGCAATCTAATGTGATGTTTGAGAGGTCACTTACACATATTGAAGGCGCGAACCCAAAAGAGTTAATTTGGGTAATAAGGGTGAAAGCAACGCAAGAGGTCATTGGAATTCAAAATCTGTTTATTTTTGGTAATACCTCAGAAGATGCTGATGCAGGCTTAATTTTAACAAGAACCGCTCATGGAAAAGGTTATCCAAATGAGGCTACTGCAGCGGTTATGGATTATGGCTTAAAAAAATTAGGAATAAGAATTTTTCATACTAATTGTTCTGCTAGAAACTATGCGATCCAAAGAGTGATACGAGCTATGGGATTTGTTGAGAGCACTAAGTCATCAGATGAACAAGTACATTATTTCAAAAACGTACTATAG
- a CDS encoding SAM-dependent methyltransferase — translation MAGSLACVGIGMTLGAHICPLSKSYIEQADVVFSAVSHGITELWLQEMHSDVRSLQEYYQEGKSRLITYNEMVDAMMTEVRAGKKVVGAFYGHPGVFAQAPHKSIAMAKAEGFAAKMIPGISAEDCLIADLGIDPGRFGCQQFEASQFMFYKRQYDPSCYLILWQIGLAGDRSLAKFSTGAAHRQVLIELLSEVYPLDHQVILYEAAVLPIDNIRIETLSLSELVTAEIHMHTTLVIPPSEKMQPNEKLVARLAEIEQELAQ, via the coding sequence ATGGCTGGAAGTTTGGCCTGTGTTGGTATTGGAATGACGCTAGGTGCGCATATTTGTCCGTTAAGTAAAAGCTACATAGAACAAGCTGATGTCGTCTTTTCTGCCGTCTCCCATGGTATTACTGAGCTGTGGTTGCAAGAAATGCACTCAGATGTTCGTTCTTTACAAGAGTATTACCAAGAGGGTAAGTCGCGCCTAATCACCTACAACGAAATGGTTGATGCGATGATGACTGAAGTGAGGGCGGGTAAAAAAGTGGTCGGTGCTTTTTATGGTCATCCAGGGGTATTCGCCCAAGCGCCCCATAAGTCAATTGCAATGGCAAAAGCAGAAGGATTTGCCGCAAAGATGATTCCGGGTATTTCAGCAGAAGATTGCTTAATCGCAGATTTAGGTATTGATCCTGGACGCTTTGGTTGCCAACAATTTGAAGCAAGTCAGTTTATGTTTTATAAACGCCAATATGATCCATCTTGTTATCTTATTTTGTGGCAAATAGGACTTGCTGGAGATCGCTCGTTGGCTAAGTTTTCAACGGGTGCAGCGCATCGACAAGTGTTAATTGAGTTGCTTAGTGAAGTTTATCCACTGGATCACCAAGTGATTTTATACGAGGCTGCCGTACTTCCAATTGATAACATTCGTATTGAAACTTTGTCACTTTCTGAGTTGGTCACTGCTGAGATTCATATGCACACGACTTTAGTGATCCCACCTAGTGAAAAAATGCAGCCAAATGAAAAGCTTGTAGCACGTTTGGCTGAAATTGAGCAAGAATTAGCGCAGTAG
- a CDS encoding tetratricopeptide repeat-containing diguanylate cyclase, translating into MPKFIVALIIFISFITPSWGDEIRSIDFLLEKASENRSSDADEFNKLMEELKTFESNLSRIQNDEYSYLLAYQMAFRGDFVGAQTIWEQLSVSGQTINIQFKANISLINTMALSKEWNKGLGYLEKNIELMHLITDSELSQLGVSVTSYFYNKIGQYELGLDYATKLDNLFLNGRNLCVAKHQIVESKFYLKKLQLNSADFKTAIDACSIGDEPVWLSAIQIYKARLMLENNDFKSALNVLNSNVEEIERIHYIPIQSLFYALLAKTYQAENDDEKAREFALQAIELTKGMSNTDSEVIAYNVLFQSSVNDSDYESALRYYIKFAEAEKSYFDDLKTKYLAFQLAQHKAVEQKVQIELLNKQNKLLQASQRLAESETENNRLFMALLIMVISLLSLASIRAKQTQKRLKRLAQYDSLTQIFNRGHFTSAAQEAITACQKNQDTISCILFDLDNFKGINDKHGHGCGDWVLKHVASTCDDLKRKQDIFARIGGEEFCVVLSNCNAEMAMNIAEDYRKAIAALDSSPSGYEFPISASFGVTDSQQSDYSLEALTSNADSAMYLAKHTGRNRVCNYADVESAKDADGVMI; encoded by the coding sequence ATGCCTAAATTTATAGTCGCTTTAATTATTTTCATTTCTTTCATCACTCCATCTTGGGGTGATGAAATTCGCAGTATAGATTTTTTGTTAGAAAAAGCTTCAGAAAACAGAAGTAGCGATGCCGACGAATTCAATAAATTGATGGAAGAATTGAAAACATTTGAAAGTAATTTATCTCGTATTCAAAACGATGAATATAGTTATCTTCTTGCTTATCAAATGGCCTTTAGAGGTGACTTTGTTGGAGCTCAAACTATCTGGGAGCAGTTAAGTGTTTCGGGACAAACAATAAATATACAATTTAAAGCAAATATATCCTTGATAAATACCATGGCATTATCCAAGGAGTGGAACAAAGGGTTAGGTTATTTAGAAAAGAATATTGAGTTAATGCACTTAATTACAGACTCCGAACTAAGCCAATTAGGAGTATCTGTCACTTCTTATTTCTATAATAAAATTGGTCAATATGAACTAGGGTTGGATTATGCAACTAAGTTAGACAATCTTTTTTTAAATGGGAGAAACCTTTGTGTTGCTAAACACCAAATAGTTGAATCAAAATTTTACCTTAAAAAATTACAATTAAACTCGGCTGACTTCAAAACTGCAATTGATGCATGTTCAATTGGTGACGAACCTGTTTGGCTTAGCGCAATTCAAATATACAAAGCTAGATTGATGCTTGAAAATAATGATTTTAAATCAGCACTAAATGTCCTGAATAGTAATGTTGAAGAGATTGAAAGAATTCACTATATTCCTATTCAATCACTTTTTTATGCATTATTGGCTAAAACATATCAAGCTGAAAATGATGATGAGAAAGCAAGAGAATTTGCTCTTCAAGCTATTGAATTAACAAAAGGTATGTCAAATACTGATTCTGAGGTCATTGCTTACAATGTATTGTTCCAGTCATCGGTGAATGACAGTGATTATGAGTCTGCATTACGTTATTACATCAAATTTGCAGAAGCTGAAAAGTCCTACTTTGACGATTTAAAAACCAAATATCTCGCTTTCCAACTTGCCCAGCACAAAGCGGTTGAGCAAAAAGTCCAAATTGAATTGCTTAACAAACAGAACAAGCTATTACAAGCTAGCCAGCGCCTTGCTGAAAGTGAAACTGAAAATAATCGCTTGTTTATGGCCTTATTGATCATGGTTATAAGCTTATTAAGTTTAGCCTCGATTCGTGCCAAACAAACCCAGAAACGTTTAAAGCGTTTAGCGCAATATGATTCGCTGACTCAGATATTCAACCGTGGTCATTTTACCTCTGCTGCGCAAGAGGCGATTACGGCCTGTCAAAAGAATCAAGATACAATCAGCTGTATTCTATTTGATTTAGATAATTTTAAAGGTATTAACGATAAACATGGTCATGGTTGCGGTGACTGGGTGCTTAAACATGTTGCTAGTACTTGTGATGACTTAAAGCGTAAGCAAGATATATTTGCGCGCATAGGCGGCGAAGAGTTCTGTGTTGTTTTATCGAACTGTAATGCTGAAATGGCGATGAATATCGCCGAAGATTACCGTAAAGCGATAGCAGCATTAGACAGCTCGCCAAGCGGGTATGAGTTCCCAATTAGTGCAAGTTTTGGTGTTACAGATAGTCAGCAGTCTGATTACAGCCTAGAGGCGTTAACTAGCAATGCTGATAGTGCCATGTACCTTGCCAAGCATACTGGCCGTAACCGAGTTTGTAATTATGCCGATGTTGAGTCCGCAAAAGATGCTGACGGTGTGATGATATAA
- a CDS encoding DNA polymerase III subunit psi, whose protein sequence is MEKSAYLDAMGVTRWRSADAKGKPYLIIYDSEADNNGADISQHPLVTEVLSLLNIALADCDFDTEMVKGMQVVWDMRKLKVRPRVAWLVSSPLDELQQGHQAKRELWQQIYQHLSKAA, encoded by the coding sequence TTGGAAAAATCAGCTTATTTAGATGCAATGGGGGTAACTCGTTGGCGCAGTGCTGATGCGAAAGGAAAACCATATTTAATCATTTATGACAGCGAGGCTGATAATAATGGGGCTGATATTAGCCAGCACCCGTTAGTTACAGAGGTGCTATCTTTATTGAATATCGCACTTGCTGATTGTGATTTTGATACCGAAATGGTCAAGGGGATGCAGGTTGTCTGGGATATGCGTAAGTTAAAAGTGCGCCCCCGAGTGGCTTGGTTAGTGTCGTCCCCTTTAGATGAACTGCAGCAAGGGCATCAAGCCAAACGTGAACTGTGGCAGCAGATTTATCAACATTTATCAAAAGCAGCTTAG
- the rimI gene encoding ribosomal protein S18-alanine N-acetyltransferase — protein MSDNSSLPEYQKIPSSLTVTIRLLEVENAPEMFNIEQQAHSHPWSLTNLADCFGRLYRVYGAYDGQILVGFAIVQQMVDELTLLDICIVPNYQGLGLGKQLLDHLMIDARQYDAVVVMLEVRQSNQAAIGLYHKLGFSESGRRKGYYPCDTGREDAILMDYSIEAA, from the coding sequence ATGTCTGATAACTCATCGCTACCTGAATATCAAAAAATACCTTCTTCTTTAACGGTAACAATACGTCTACTGGAGGTTGAGAACGCTCCTGAGATGTTTAATATTGAACAGCAGGCTCACAGTCACCCTTGGAGCCTTACAAACTTAGCAGACTGTTTTGGGCGTTTATATCGCGTTTATGGCGCTTATGACGGGCAGATATTAGTTGGTTTTGCCATAGTGCAGCAAATGGTTGATGAACTAACCTTGCTGGATATTTGTATTGTGCCAAATTATCAAGGATTAGGGTTAGGTAAGCAATTACTTGACCATCTTATGATTGATGCAAGGCAGTATGACGCGGTAGTTGTGATGCTAGAAGTTCGACAATCAAATCAAGCTGCGATCGGCTTGTATCATAAATTAGGATTCAGTGAGTCTGGTAGGCGTAAGGGCTATTATCCGTGTGATACTGGCCGAGAAGATGCCATATTAATGGATTACTCGATTGAAGCTGCCTGA
- a CDS encoding DUF6500 family protein produces the protein MRASLRAKIIEVCDKKIAVKGDNVGVSFYAFFANKNDDPELLMEAATWWIQTHKLDHFVKAKIIKNMVQQGR, from the coding sequence ATGAGAGCATCACTAAGAGCCAAAATCATTGAAGTGTGTGATAAAAAAATTGCGGTGAAAGGGGATAATGTTGGCGTGTCATTTTATGCGTTTTTTGCTAATAAAAATGATGACCCTGAGTTGTTGATGGAAGCCGCAACTTGGTGGATTCAAACACATAAGCTCGACCATTTTGTTAAAGCCAAGATAATCAAAAACATGGTTCAACAAGGGCGATAA